In Paenibacillus sp. G2S3, a single window of DNA contains:
- a CDS encoding oxidoreductase, protein MLRIAMVLGATGLVGKAVTEELLNRDGWEEVRVLVRTPLAIEHPKLKQIVVDWENLRNYTESFEGVHSIFCCLGTTIKKAGSQEKFERVDLNYPLDAAAIAREQGVKQFLVVSSIGANAKSSNFYSRTKGKAEEGLTAIGFQGLHIFRPSLLLGQREEFRLGERIGASLMKALDFVMVGKAAKYRAIPGTTVAKAMVNIASADTHGLHIYMNEVIHVIGKR, encoded by the coding sequence TTGTTAAGGATAGCGATGGTATTAGGTGCCACCGGATTGGTAGGCAAAGCAGTTACGGAGGAATTGTTAAATCGTGATGGCTGGGAAGAAGTGAGGGTGCTTGTACGGACACCGTTAGCTATAGAACATCCTAAGCTTAAACAAATCGTTGTAGATTGGGAGAACCTAAGAAACTATACAGAGTCGTTCGAAGGGGTACATTCCATCTTCTGTTGTTTGGGGACTACGATAAAAAAGGCGGGTTCACAAGAAAAGTTTGAGCGAGTCGATCTAAACTATCCGCTTGATGCTGCAGCCATAGCGAGAGAACAGGGTGTTAAACAGTTTTTGGTCGTCTCTTCTATAGGGGCAAATGCGAAGTCGAGTAATTTCTACAGTAGGACTAAGGGAAAAGCGGAAGAAGGTTTAACCGCTATTGGATTTCAAGGTTTGCATATATTTCGTCCTTCCTTGCTACTGGGACAACGTGAAGAATTCAGATTAGGGGAGAGAATCGGAGCTAGTTTGATGAAAGCGCTGGATTTTGTAATGGTGGGTAAGGCGGCTAAATACCGTGCCATACCTGGCACGACAGTCGCAAAAGCTATGGTTAACATTGCGTCTGCGGATACCCATGGATTACATATTTATATGAATGAAGTAATACATGTGATTGGGAAACGCTAA
- a CDS encoding TspO/MBR family protein, which yields MRRYNPYKWWNLLFFLGVIIVNVLSVTLPLGGHSTGEISDKYHTYLTPAGYAFSIWSVIYLLLAGFVIYQFRSYTASRDSVRKIQFWFVLSCIFNMSWLFLWQYLYIELSLVAMVLMLITLIVIYRKTRLIANPTSGENWLMKLPFSIYLGWISVATIVNVSVVLEKNHWEGWGLSGSTWAVIMLCVGTLLAVVVSYPYRDSIYPLVFVWAFIAIALEHKETNNVYITGMITAGLLLLYSIWLLLTPRRSRYNRYRSY from the coding sequence TTGAGACGTTATAATCCTTATAAGTGGTGGAATCTTTTGTTCTTTTTAGGTGTGATTATCGTGAATGTGCTCTCGGTAACCTTGCCATTAGGTGGTCACAGCACCGGTGAAATCTCCGACAAATATCATACCTACTTGACCCCTGCTGGTTACGCATTCTCCATCTGGTCAGTGATTTATCTACTGTTAGCCGGCTTCGTTATTTATCAATTCCGCTCTTATACAGCCTCTAGAGATTCTGTACGGAAGATTCAGTTTTGGTTTGTTCTGAGCTGTATTTTTAATATGAGCTGGCTCTTCCTCTGGCAATATTTATACATTGAGCTCTCTCTGGTTGCTATGGTGCTCATGTTAATCACACTGATTGTCATTTATCGAAAAACACGCCTGATCGCAAATCCTACTTCAGGTGAGAATTGGCTGATGAAGCTACCCTTCAGTATATACCTTGGCTGGATCTCTGTGGCCACTATCGTGAACGTCAGCGTTGTTCTAGAGAAGAATCATTGGGAAGGCTGGGGTCTTAGCGGTAGCACTTGGGCCGTTATCATGCTCTGCGTGGGAACCCTGCTTGCGGTTGTGGTCAGCTATCCTTACCGAGATAGCATCTATCCACTGGTATTCGTATGGGCTTTCATCGCAATTGCCTTGGAACACAAAGAGACCAACAATGTCTATATAACTGGGATGATTACAGCAGGCCTCCTGCTGCTCTACAGCATCTGGCTACTGCTTACACCACGTCGTAGTAGGTACAACAGATACAGAAGTTACTGA
- a CDS encoding FMN-binding protein: MKKASVILSSALILGLLAGCGNNTDNTAAPTNAPAETTAPATNSGNTGTEAGQYKDGTYYATADVDAKTGWQYFALLTVEGGKITKADWDAFNVNTAGDLKKKLSEDGKYGMKAGGASSEWHEQAAKAEAFLIEKQDPAAITLDAEGKTDAISGVSVHVSDFVKAAQAALAAGPVEAGQYKDGGYHAEGEMDKDSGWKSTVDLTVANGNIVAVKFSGVNAAGDDKKQFSVDGKYGMKAGGASAEWHEEIAKVEQYFLEKGTAPELTAEGKTDAISGVSIHVGEYFTLAEKALEGAK, from the coding sequence ATGAAAAAAGCTTCTGTTATCTTGTCGAGCGCACTTATCCTTGGATTGCTCGCAGGTTGTGGTAACAACACAGACAACACCGCAGCCCCTACTAACGCACCTGCTGAAACAACTGCTCCTGCAACAAATTCCGGTAACACTGGAACTGAAGCCGGTCAGTACAAAGACGGAACTTACTACGCTACTGCTGATGTTGACGCTAAAACTGGCTGGCAATATTTCGCACTTCTAACTGTAGAAGGTGGAAAGATCACTAAGGCTGACTGGGATGCTTTTAACGTAAACACTGCTGGCGACTTGAAGAAAAAACTTTCTGAAGATGGTAAATATGGCATGAAAGCTGGCGGTGCTTCTTCTGAATGGCACGAGCAGGCAGCAAAAGCTGAAGCTTTCCTGATTGAAAAACAAGATCCAGCAGCTATAACTTTAGACGCTGAGGGGAAAACTGATGCTATCTCTGGTGTATCTGTACACGTATCTGACTTTGTGAAAGCTGCTCAAGCTGCTCTGGCTGCTGGACCTGTTGAAGCTGGTCAATACAAAGACGGAGGCTACCATGCTGAAGGCGAAATGGATAAAGACTCCGGTTGGAAATCCACTGTGGACTTGACTGTTGCTAACGGTAATATCGTTGCTGTTAAATTCAGCGGTGTAAATGCTGCTGGCGACGACAAGAAACAATTCTCCGTCGATGGTAAGTATGGTATGAAGGCTGGCGGTGCTTCCGCTGAATGGCATGAAGAGATCGCAAAAGTTGAGCAATACTTCCTTGAAAAAGGTACTGCTCCAGAACTTACAGCTGAAGGTAAAACTGATGCAATTTCCGGCGTGAGTATTCATGTTGGTGAATATTTTACACTTGCTGAAAAAGCACTCGAAGGCGCGAAATAA
- a CDS encoding zinc ribbon domain-containing protein — protein MSFIKKIKDSASRVTEKAQNSVEIGKLNGLISDVEQEMEVEFTKMGRLFYEGYRSKDMSVAEGKMVELSRNCSKLQEKIEVLRTRIAELKNERLCSCGHIVALDANFCPKCGSKLEPLSASRKVPSTPVFVQSVNEDEEDQYYGADELTDEEKEIAMKLHPQSVVYAEVQHMDDELPLEEYKASEQDIERERKQAEQLERERKRQLELDRRFGEWHKNEHQEESAVTEDNGVRDMIQCQICRNELPKGSLWCPRCGSEQI, from the coding sequence ATGAGTTTTATCAAAAAAATTAAAGATAGCGCGAGCCGGGTTACCGAAAAAGCCCAAAACTCAGTAGAGATCGGCAAGCTGAACGGACTTATTTCCGATGTTGAACAAGAGATGGAAGTTGAATTTACGAAAATGGGCAGACTTTTTTATGAAGGATATCGTTCAAAGGATATGTCGGTAGCTGAAGGTAAAATGGTGGAGCTGTCCCGTAACTGTTCTAAGCTTCAGGAAAAAATCGAAGTCCTGCGTACACGAATTGCTGAGCTGAAAAATGAGCGGCTATGTTCATGTGGTCATATTGTGGCGCTTGATGCAAACTTTTGTCCGAAATGCGGAAGTAAGCTGGAACCATTGTCCGCTTCGAGAAAGGTGCCTTCTACACCGGTATTTGTTCAATCTGTGAATGAAGATGAAGAGGATCAATATTATGGCGCAGATGAGCTTACGGATGAAGAGAAGGAAATTGCAATGAAGCTGCATCCGCAGAGTGTTGTATATGCTGAAGTTCAGCATATGGATGATGAGCTGCCACTCGAAGAATATAAGGCGAGCGAACAAGATATTGAGCGGGAACGTAAACAAGCCGAGCAGCTGGAACGGGAAAGAAAAAGACAACTTGAACTAGACCGTCGCTTCGGAGAATGGCACAAGAATGAGCATCAGGAGGAATCTGCGGTCACTGAGGACAATGGTGTACGAGATATGATCCAGTGCCAAATCTGTCGGAATGAATTACCTAAGGGCTCCTTATGGTGTCCGCGATGTGGGTCAGAGCAAATATAG
- a CDS encoding CsbD family protein has protein sequence MDNNVFKGKWKQLKGEAKKQWGKLTDDDLDVIDGEKDKLVGKLQERYGHSKEDAEKEYQSWGRSYRD, from the coding sequence ATGGACAACAATGTGTTTAAAGGAAAATGGAAGCAGCTCAAAGGCGAGGCTAAAAAACAATGGGGCAAGCTTACAGATGACGATCTTGATGTGATTGATGGTGAAAAGGATAAATTGGTAGGAAAACTACAAGAGCGTTATGGCCATTCGAAAGAAGACGCTGAGAAAGAGTACCAAAGCTGGGGACGTTCCTATCGCGATTAA
- a CDS encoding GTP pyrophosphokinase family protein — protein sequence MQQWQGNSNEDFAKLVNEFEALPALYRHALNDLQNKIDVIKTEWQSRDGFSPIEHVKCRIKEPKSILQKMERKGYGFSLENMEQYIHDIAGMRIVCAFVKDIYRLVDHLSTREDIRVLEIKDYIAHPKPNGYQSLHLIVGIPLVLLEGTRWVKAEIQLRTLAMDFWASMEHILYYKFDKQLPSHVAEELKEAARAADELDQKMLRLRREILELSEGDSPSSGQH from the coding sequence CTGCAACAGTGGCAAGGTAACAGCAACGAGGATTTCGCCAAACTGGTTAACGAGTTCGAAGCCTTACCGGCACTCTATCGCCACGCGTTAAATGATCTTCAGAATAAAATCGATGTGATCAAGACAGAATGGCAATCCCGCGACGGCTTCAGTCCCATCGAACATGTCAAATGCCGGATCAAAGAACCCAAGAGTATTCTTCAAAAGATGGAGCGCAAAGGCTACGGTTTCAGCTTGGAAAATATGGAGCAATACATTCACGATATTGCCGGAATGCGGATTGTATGTGCCTTCGTTAAAGATATATACCGTTTAGTAGATCATCTTAGTACACGCGAAGACATCCGCGTGCTTGAGATTAAAGATTATATAGCTCATCCTAAACCAAACGGATATCAAAGCCTCCATCTTATAGTGGGAATCCCACTCGTCCTGCTGGAAGGAACACGCTGGGTTAAGGCTGAGATACAGCTGCGAACCCTGGCTATGGACTTTTGGGCAAGCATGGAACATATTCTGTATTATAAATTCGATAAACAGCTTCCTTCACATGTCGCTGAGGAACTGAAAGAAGCCGCACGCGCCGCTGATGAACTAGATCAAAAAATGCTGCGTCTTCGCCGCGAGATTCTAGAACTTTCCGAGGGTGATTCTCCCTCCAGTGGACAGCATTAG
- a CDS encoding ATP-binding protein has product MGYLKIFFGNTAILIAVAYLANLIYKHTISNTTVGIKKTSWVILAIFAGWISILFGYNLDDHVIFDLRFVPLIISTLAYPRPITLILIGIGTGLTRLTFGVNEAAVAGMINLFILGAICAALSYWVRRSTLGIVKQGLIVILIVNLMNAINIMVLGVIPVEEYIREIMPITFPAGLILSILFSLIIRDFQLGLLRNEQIQHANEQLSAQTEELHKNKLVLEERANQLMMASQFKSEFLANMSHELRTPLNSIINLSQLIEENDDSLTEAEIREYAAIIHRSGDELLMIISDILDLSKVEAGRLDIINEELNVSEIPDLLAMQFTVTAKQKGLNFNISMDENVPPMIHSDPHRVQQILRNLLSNAFKFTKTGYVSLHIHEQECGEGDAVQHWLVFDVEDSGIGIAPEKHVMIFEAFQQADRTTSRKYGGTGLGLSISNDLARLLGGFISMESKEGKGSRFSLYLPLEMDSE; this is encoded by the coding sequence ATGGGGTATCTTAAAATATTTTTCGGGAATACCGCAATTCTTATAGCTGTGGCCTATTTGGCTAATCTGATATATAAACATACAATTTCAAATACAACTGTAGGAATAAAGAAGACAAGCTGGGTGATCCTGGCGATCTTTGCTGGTTGGATCAGTATTCTTTTTGGTTATAATCTGGACGACCATGTGATCTTTGATTTGCGGTTTGTACCCCTAATCATCTCGACGCTGGCGTATCCTAGACCCATCACACTTATATTGATCGGTATAGGAACGGGACTTACAAGGTTAACTTTTGGGGTGAATGAGGCAGCGGTTGCAGGAATGATTAATTTATTTATTTTGGGGGCTATTTGTGCGGCGCTTAGCTATTGGGTCAGACGCTCAACCCTCGGTATTGTGAAACAAGGTCTGATCGTTATTCTGATCGTAAATCTAATGAATGCCATAAACATTATGGTGTTAGGCGTTATCCCTGTGGAAGAGTACATAAGAGAGATCATGCCAATTACGTTCCCTGCAGGGTTAATTTTAAGCATATTGTTCTCATTAATTATCCGTGATTTTCAACTCGGTCTTCTAAGGAATGAGCAAATCCAGCATGCTAACGAACAGTTGTCTGCTCAGACAGAAGAATTACATAAGAATAAGCTTGTGCTTGAAGAACGTGCTAATCAATTAATGATGGCGTCCCAATTCAAGTCCGAATTTCTTGCCAACATGTCACATGAGCTTAGAACTCCACTGAATAGCATCATTAATTTATCGCAGTTAATTGAAGAAAATGATGATTCGCTTACTGAAGCAGAAATAAGAGAATATGCAGCCATTATCCATCGTTCGGGTGATGAGTTATTGATGATCATCAGCGATATTCTGGATTTATCCAAGGTTGAGGCAGGTCGATTAGATATTATAAATGAAGAATTAAATGTTAGCGAGATCCCAGATTTGCTGGCAATGCAGTTCACTGTAACGGCCAAACAAAAAGGACTGAATTTTAATATCTCCATGGATGAGAATGTCCCTCCAATGATTCATTCCGATCCACATCGAGTGCAGCAGATTTTGCGTAATTTGCTCTCAAATGCTTTTAAATTTACAAAAACAGGTTACGTATCGCTGCATATCCACGAGCAGGAATGTGGGGAAGGGGATGCCGTGCAACATTGGCTTGTATTTGATGTGGAGGATAGTGGCATAGGAATCGCACCGGAGAAGCATGTCATGATCTTTGAAGCCTTTCAACAGGCAGACAGAACGACTAGCCGGAAATATGGTGGAACAGGACTAGGACTTTCTATTAGTAATGACTTGGCCAGATTGCTCGGCGGGTTCATTTCTATGGAGAGCAAGGAAGGGAAGGGAAGTCGATTTTCGCTTTATCTGCCCCTTGAAATGGATAGTGAGTAA
- a CDS encoding DEAD/DEAH box helicase → MTKHLYAIWLGDVLFCFSGETSEPKVDAWTRVVKRLELRGGVRPFASAALRLAEVKYPAPPVEGKPARRGLPGRTFEGLALVPSDAFELLLAWDETLCRDQGVEPGGELRYWAAAARFALELMGTGGITPGALPPRPVGSRRRGGEQAATVCWSPAFRKQEDKEIFLQLAASMPVLALGTHIAEAGDLSSREEAGAYVLYSFMQAVMTAEIKKVIAGIESELTPFKANYRRGYSPLTELWWNSLLTGSRDIPVQGTQAEVTDLLATVNETAGSDVPQSEPEEARSGQLGLGLRLEPPGDNDEIWRLTFWAENKEEGEFWIPAKSIWSSKEREFTLWGKRYRNIQQQLLIALGRAARISPDIQRALDKPAPTGADLEPERLYFFLKETVQQLRERGITVQMPSRWSREGRRRIGMKMKMQPTVSGIDSPAPVALGMEELISFRIEASLGESTISEEELNALVEAGVPFVRFRGEWIEIDPKEIRQVLRYMKRHENGEMTAADWMRLEAEDGEERLWKGMSVTGMETSGLLSSLMRGDVLRNLPVRPVPEGLHGTLRPYQERGYQWLSVLSGLGFGVCLADDMGLGKTVQVITCLLDRALSAPLEEKQEPVLILCPTSLLGNWQRELQRFAPSLKVHIHHGGRRVRGDSFLELAASHDIVLTTYHLAGRDSEDLANVHWSTVVLDEAQYIKNHRTKQAQSVMKLSAPHRIAMTGTPVENRLGELWSIFHFLNPGYLGTYHSFRQRYVSGEGGERLKELHRLVSPFLLRRLKSDPDISKDLPEKLELKSYCPLTETQAALYQGVVDEMLGVIGESSGMARRGLVLSSLTKLKQICNHPQLFRKEEGRGPRSEHSGKMEVMFEILDSIAEVGESVLIFTQYVAMGELLVSKLTKRYGTAPLFLHGGIPKRERDEMVHDFQEGKGPSFFVLSLKAGGVGLNLTRANHVIHYDRWWNPAVENQATDRAFRIGQDKNVQVHKLICQGTLEERIDELIERKKNLSEQVVGSGETWLTEMSNHELKELIELQDQDWM, encoded by the coding sequence ATGACTAAGCATCTTTATGCAATATGGTTGGGGGATGTGTTATTTTGCTTCTCTGGCGAAACTTCGGAGCCGAAGGTTGACGCTTGGACCCGAGTGGTGAAGCGGCTGGAGCTGCGGGGAGGAGTGCGCCCTTTTGCGAGTGCTGCTCTGCGGCTGGCAGAAGTGAAATATCCGGCTCCTCCTGTAGAGGGGAAGCCAGCACGCCGTGGATTGCCCGGACGAACATTCGAAGGGCTCGCCTTAGTCCCTAGCGATGCATTTGAACTGCTTCTGGCATGGGATGAGACGTTATGCCGAGATCAGGGAGTGGAGCCTGGTGGCGAATTGCGCTATTGGGCGGCGGCAGCTCGTTTTGCGCTGGAGCTGATGGGTACAGGGGGAATTACGCCAGGAGCCTTGCCCCCACGTCCGGTAGGTTCGCGGCGTCGTGGTGGTGAACAGGCAGCGACGGTTTGCTGGTCTCCAGCTTTTCGAAAGCAGGAGGATAAGGAGATCTTTCTGCAGCTGGCGGCTTCCATGCCGGTATTGGCCCTAGGGACGCATATCGCTGAGGCGGGGGATTTATCCTCGCGGGAAGAGGCTGGTGCCTATGTGCTGTACTCCTTTATGCAGGCGGTAATGACTGCGGAGATAAAAAAAGTGATTGCGGGTATTGAGAGTGAACTTACACCTTTCAAAGCTAATTATCGCCGCGGATACTCCCCTTTAACTGAGCTATGGTGGAATAGTCTTCTTACAGGTAGCCGGGATATACCCGTGCAGGGAACGCAAGCAGAGGTGACAGATCTTCTGGCCACCGTGAATGAAACAGCTGGTAGTGATGTTCCGCAATCAGAACCTGAAGAAGCGCGGAGTGGACAGCTAGGTCTTGGGCTACGTCTGGAGCCACCTGGAGACAATGACGAAATCTGGCGGTTAACCTTCTGGGCGGAGAACAAGGAAGAAGGGGAATTCTGGATTCCGGCAAAATCCATTTGGAGCAGTAAAGAACGAGAGTTTACGTTATGGGGGAAACGCTATCGTAATATACAGCAGCAGCTTCTTATAGCGCTGGGGCGAGCAGCAAGAATCTCACCAGATATTCAACGCGCTCTGGATAAGCCTGCACCTACGGGAGCGGATTTGGAGCCAGAACGTCTTTATTTCTTTTTGAAGGAGACGGTGCAGCAGCTGCGTGAGCGGGGAATAACCGTGCAAATGCCATCACGCTGGAGCCGTGAGGGACGCCGCCGGATTGGCATGAAGATGAAAATGCAGCCGACCGTTAGTGGAATTGATAGTCCTGCACCTGTGGCTCTTGGGATGGAAGAGCTGATTTCATTCCGCATTGAAGCTTCACTTGGGGAGAGTACAATCAGCGAAGAAGAACTGAACGCATTAGTGGAAGCTGGTGTACCTTTTGTTCGTTTCCGTGGGGAATGGATTGAGATAGACCCTAAAGAAATTCGCCAGGTTCTTAGATATATGAAACGCCACGAAAATGGGGAAATGACCGCAGCCGATTGGATGCGGCTAGAGGCTGAGGATGGGGAAGAACGGCTCTGGAAAGGGATGTCGGTCACGGGGATGGAAACATCCGGACTACTGTCATCGCTGATGCGGGGTGACGTATTGCGTAATCTTCCAGTCCGTCCTGTGCCAGAAGGTCTGCATGGAACCCTAAGACCTTATCAGGAGCGCGGTTATCAGTGGCTTTCAGTCCTTAGTGGTCTGGGCTTTGGGGTGTGTCTGGCCGATGACATGGGTCTCGGTAAGACGGTTCAGGTCATTACCTGTCTGCTGGATCGGGCATTAAGTGCTCCACTTGAAGAGAAGCAGGAGCCCGTGCTGATTCTATGTCCAACATCACTTCTGGGGAACTGGCAGCGTGAATTGCAGCGCTTTGCGCCTTCGCTTAAAGTTCACATTCATCATGGTGGACGCCGTGTGCGGGGGGACAGCTTTTTAGAGCTGGCTGCCAGTCATGATATTGTATTGACGACCTATCACTTAGCGGGTCGTGACAGCGAGGATTTAGCGAATGTTCACTGGTCCACTGTAGTGCTGGATGAAGCTCAGTATATTAAGAATCACCGGACGAAACAGGCGCAAAGTGTGATGAAGCTATCAGCGCCGCATCGCATAGCTATGACAGGGACTCCAGTAGAGAACAGACTAGGCGAGTTATGGTCTATTTTTCACTTTTTAAACCCGGGCTATTTAGGAACCTATCATTCCTTCCGGCAGCGTTATGTGTCTGGTGAGGGCGGGGAACGATTGAAGGAATTACATCGCTTGGTGTCCCCTTTCTTGTTGCGGCGCCTGAAGAGTGATCCGGATATCTCTAAAGATTTACCGGAGAAGCTGGAGCTGAAGTCTTATTGCCCGTTGACGGAAACACAGGCGGCCCTGTATCAGGGTGTCGTGGATGAAATGCTTGGTGTGATCGGAGAGAGCAGTGGGATGGCTCGCAGAGGACTCGTATTGTCTTCTCTAACGAAGCTGAAGCAGATTTGTAATCATCCTCAGCTATTCCGCAAAGAAGAAGGCCGGGGTCCACGAAGTGAGCATTCCGGTAAAATGGAGGTCATGTTCGAGATTCTGGACAGCATTGCGGAGGTCGGAGAATCTGTGTTGATTTTTACTCAATATGTAGCGATGGGCGAGCTCTTGGTTAGCAAGCTGACTAAGCGTTATGGAACCGCGCCGCTCTTCTTGCACGGCGGAATTCCAAAACGAGAGCGCGACGAGATGGTTCATGATTTTCAAGAGGGGAAGGGCCCGTCCTTCTTTGTACTTTCTCTTAAAGCGGGTGGCGTAGGTTTGAACCTTACAAGGGCTAATCACGTGATCCATTACGACCGTTGGTGGAATCCGGCAGTTGAGAATCAGGCCACAGACCGGGCATTCCGAATTGGTCAGGATAAAAATGTTCAAGTCCATAAGCTGATTTGCCAAGGTACGTTGGAAGAACGTATCGATGAATTGATTGAGCGCAAGAAAAATCTTTCCGAGCAGGTTGTTGGCTCTGGAGAAACATGGTTGACTGAGATGTCTAATCATGAGCTGAAGGAACTGATTGAACTGCAGGATCAGGACTGGATGTAA
- a CDS encoding MFS transporter yields MDNKHKVTVSKRARKPSVHRRNLRIATLEGVPSTIFQVLLQGQFLTGFLLYLGATSSQIGFVLALTTLVNVAQIGVAFLIQKLPSRKWAMVTFIGLHRILWGSTGLIPFIFPKEYWVIAFIALYTTAFIANTAGGVLWSSVISDLVPARVRGRYFGIRNTVLNALGSLVMYGGGIILDRYPGGHGFLILYIVVWIFSISNVVVFFFYPDVPFEKSEEHKFLPMFKKPLKDTLFMKSTLFLAAWLLLQNLTVPLYSYVMLQLLHINYETLSLLNVSQTVFMMASFYVWGNLNAKYSNKRLLFFTLPIIALSSLMWGLLSVMPMLLVLFAAHIVFGVGVGGFNQLAFNFIIGDTPKKERPMYMATYAALTGLSSFFGPLIGGQLYEKIAHWPQWTQVYGMQLVVGTLMIALAFLLGRRILKDE; encoded by the coding sequence ATGGATAATAAGCATAAGGTTACGGTTTCAAAACGTGCTCGTAAACCCTCAGTACATCGCAGAAATTTGCGTATAGCTACGTTGGAGGGTGTACCGTCAACTATTTTTCAGGTATTGCTGCAAGGGCAGTTCCTAACAGGATTCCTACTATATTTAGGAGCCACCTCTAGTCAAATCGGATTTGTGCTAGCGCTTACTACATTGGTTAATGTGGCGCAGATTGGTGTAGCTTTTCTGATTCAGAAGTTGCCAAGTCGCAAATGGGCCATGGTTACTTTTATCGGACTGCATAGGATACTTTGGGGTTCTACGGGACTGATACCGTTTATTTTTCCTAAAGAATATTGGGTTATCGCATTTATTGCCTTATACACTACTGCTTTTATTGCCAATACTGCTGGTGGTGTGCTGTGGAGCTCTGTGATCAGCGATCTAGTTCCAGCACGGGTACGTGGACGTTATTTTGGGATTCGTAATACTGTCCTGAATGCACTTGGAAGTTTGGTTATGTATGGCGGAGGTATTATTCTGGACCGTTATCCCGGGGGTCATGGTTTTCTGATTCTATATATTGTTGTATGGATCTTCTCGATATCGAATGTCGTAGTATTCTTTTTTTATCCGGATGTACCGTTCGAGAAATCAGAAGAGCATAAATTTTTGCCCATGTTTAAGAAACCGCTTAAAGATACATTATTTATGAAGTCAACCTTGTTTCTGGCTGCCTGGCTGTTGTTGCAGAACCTAACGGTTCCGCTATACTCTTATGTCATGTTGCAGTTACTTCATATTAATTATGAAACGTTGTCATTGCTTAATGTGTCCCAGACCGTGTTTATGATGGCTAGCTTCTACGTTTGGGGTAATCTAAATGCGAAATACAGCAACAAGCGACTGTTGTTCTTTACTTTACCGATTATTGCGTTGTCTTCATTGATGTGGGGACTCTTGTCTGTGATGCCGATGCTGCTGGTGTTATTTGCGGCCCATATCGTTTTTGGTGTTGGTGTAGGCGGTTTCAACCAGCTGGCCTTTAATTTTATTATTGGAGACACGCCGAAAAAAGAACGTCCGATGTATATGGCCACATATGCGGCGCTTACGGGTTTATCATCCTTTTTTGGCCCGCTTATTGGCGGTCAGCTCTATGAAAAAATTGCGCACTGGCCGCAATGGACTCAGGTATACGGTATGCAGCTAGTGGTAGGGACGCTGATGATTGCACTTGCGTTTCTGCTAGGTCGTCGTATTCTAAAGGACGAATAG
- a CDS encoding RidA family protein, with protein MSKKQVATTKAPGAIGPYSQAITTGSWVYTSGQLGLNPETGNLAEGVQEQARQALNNVQAILEEAGATLDHVVKTTVFLKDMNDFAAVNEVYSTFFKEPYPARSAIEVARLPKDGLVEIEAVARKK; from the coding sequence ATGAGTAAAAAACAAGTAGCTACAACCAAAGCACCCGGAGCAATCGGTCCTTATAGTCAAGCTATAACCACGGGGAGCTGGGTTTACACTTCAGGACAACTTGGCCTGAATCCGGAAACGGGTAATTTGGCTGAGGGCGTACAAGAACAAGCGCGTCAAGCGCTTAACAATGTACAAGCCATTCTTGAAGAAGCTGGTGCAACGCTAGATCATGTAGTAAAGACAACCGTATTCTTAAAGGATATGAATGATTTCGCGGCCGTTAATGAGGTTTATAGCACCTTCTTTAAAGAACCTTATCCTGCTCGCAGTGCTATTGAGGTTGCACGTCTGCCTAAAGACGGACTTGTTGAGATTGAAGCGGTAGCTCGTAAGAAATAA